A region of Maribacter algicola DNA encodes the following proteins:
- a CDS encoding YgaP family membrane protein, with protein sequence MINRYIRAIAGTFIIISVLLALYVNINWLWFNVFVGANLLQSSFTKWCLMEDILRKLGVKDADKGCEA encoded by the coding sequence ATGATTAACAGATATATTCGTGCCATTGCCGGTACTTTTATCATCATTAGCGTACTATTGGCCCTCTATGTAAACATCAACTGGCTATGGTTCAACGTATTCGTTGGAGCCAACTTATTGCAATCCTCTTTTACCAAATGGTGTTTGATGGAGGATATCCTTCGAAAACTAGGGGTAAAGGATGCCGATAAAGGATGCGAAGCATAG
- a CDS encoding TVP38/TMEM64 family protein, with protein MSKKTSTKNNKSRLPLYLSMALVAGLIISYLVFPEVASFFDNAWNVLTSDDKAQIKEWVSGFGWMGPLVLVLAMIAQMFLLIVPSVLLMVVAILAYGPIWGSVIVFVAVFAASSVGYVIGDYFGDSIVKKIIGGKSEKKVEDFLDDYGFWAVIVTRLNPFLSNDAISFVGGLLQMGYWKFIGATLVGIAPLTLFIAYFGKSTDGLKTGLLWGSLASLLAFGIYVWWDKKIRNKGGSPNNSE; from the coding sequence ATGTCTAAAAAAACCTCCACGAAAAATAATAAGAGTAGACTACCGCTATATCTTTCCATGGCGCTAGTAGCCGGGCTGATTATATCGTATTTGGTATTTCCAGAGGTGGCCTCTTTTTTTGATAATGCCTGGAATGTTTTGACAAGCGATGACAAAGCTCAGATAAAGGAATGGGTTTCCGGTTTTGGTTGGATGGGTCCCTTGGTGTTGGTCCTAGCCATGATTGCACAGATGTTCTTGCTCATTGTACCCTCAGTATTGTTGATGGTGGTGGCTATATTGGCCTATGGACCCATCTGGGGAAGTGTCATTGTTTTTGTAGCGGTATTTGCCGCATCTTCTGTGGGGTATGTTATTGGGGATTATTTTGGTGATTCCATCGTAAAGAAAATCATCGGGGGAAAGTCTGAAAAGAAAGTGGAGGACTTTTTGGACGATTATGGCTTTTGGGCGGTCATCGTAACCCGTCTCAACCCTTTTTTGTCCAATGATGCCATTAGTTTTGTGGGTGGATTGCTGCAAATGGGCTATTGGAAGTTCATTGGGGCCACCTTGGTAGGAATTGCCCCCTTGACCCTGTTTATAGCCTATTTTGGCAAAAGCACGGACGGACTCAAAACAGGCTTGTTGTGGGGTTCCTTAGCCAGTCTATTGGCATTTGGTATTTATGTGTGGTGGGACAAGAAAATCCGGAACAAGGGTGGCTCGCCAAACAATTCTGAATAG